In Streptomyces sp. NBC_01426, one genomic interval encodes:
- a CDS encoding (2Fe-2S)-binding protein codes for MPSHTFIVNGRSVTVDAPDDLPLLWVLRDMLGVRGPKYGCGVDVCKACTSHLDGADIRPCVVPVSACAGKTVTTIEGLADGDDLHPVQEAWLEQDVAQCGFCQPGQIMAAVALLRRTADPTDEDIDAIANICRCGTYFRIREAIRGAAAKM; via the coding sequence GTGCCCTCGCACACCTTCATCGTCAACGGGCGGAGCGTCACCGTCGACGCGCCCGACGATCTGCCCCTGCTGTGGGTGCTCCGCGACATGCTGGGCGTACGCGGCCCCAAGTACGGCTGCGGCGTGGACGTCTGCAAGGCCTGCACCAGTCACCTCGACGGCGCGGACATCCGTCCGTGCGTGGTGCCCGTGTCCGCCTGCGCCGGCAAGACGGTGACCACGATCGAGGGCCTGGCGGACGGGGACGACCTGCACCCGGTGCAGGAGGCCTGGCTCGAACAGGATGTCGCCCAGTGCGGCTTCTGCCAGCCCGGCCAGATCATGGCCGCGGTGGCGCTCCTGCGGCGGACGGCCGACCCCACCGACGAGGACATCGACGCCATCGCCAACATCTGCCGCTGCGGAACCTACTTCCGCATCCGCGAGGCCATTCGCGGCGCGGCCGCGAAGATGTGA
- a CDS encoding APC family permease — protein sequence MRRINAKRVLVGEPLDTARLGETLLPKRLALPIFCSDPLSSVAYATEEILLILALGGVTLLHLTWYAAAAIVFLMIVVVASYRQTCHAYPGGGGAYIVSSENLGPTAALTAASALLVDYVLTVAVSVVSGVAAITSAIPSLSDHEVVLSVGFVVLLTLMNLRGVRESGRIFAIPTYGFVLVIYVMFAVAAVRIATGATIRAESASLPIIETETFTGLALVLLVMRAFASGCTALTGVEAISNGVPAFRKPKSRNAANTLAVMGVLSVTMFLGITVLAMVYQVHVAADPTELGLAPGTPTSTALAQIGRATFGSWHFLFYLLQAVTAGVLILAANTAFNGFPMLASILAKDRYAPRQLFNRGDRLVYSNGVVLLALVAIALIVAFDAELTRLIQLYIIGVFVSFTLSQSGMVRHWRRALDSPETPRGERVHIHRRLAINAVGAAMTALVLVIVLLTKFTHGAWLVVIAMPLLFVGMKGVRRHYDSVSDQVAVAPDVKPRKPSRHHVVVLVSSVHAPTLKALGYAQALRPDSLTAVSVAADAQDAHALREAWAGHDPGIALKVLHSPYRDVVGPVLEYVQELAAAEGTDMLSVVIPEYVVGHWWEQPLHNQNALRLKARLLFTPGVAVIDVPYLLESAKQTAPADPA from the coding sequence ATGAGGCGTATCAATGCGAAACGCGTGCTGGTCGGTGAACCGCTCGACACCGCACGCCTGGGCGAGACCCTGCTTCCCAAGCGGCTCGCGCTGCCCATCTTCTGCAGCGACCCGCTCTCCTCGGTGGCGTACGCCACCGAGGAGATCCTGCTGATCCTCGCCCTCGGCGGCGTGACGCTGCTCCACCTCACCTGGTACGCGGCCGCCGCCATCGTCTTCCTGATGATCGTGGTCGTCGCCTCCTACCGGCAGACCTGCCACGCCTACCCCGGCGGCGGCGGCGCCTACATCGTCAGCTCCGAGAACCTCGGTCCAACGGCGGCGCTGACCGCCGCCAGCGCGCTCCTCGTCGACTACGTGCTGACCGTCGCCGTCTCGGTGGTCTCCGGCGTCGCCGCCATCACCTCCGCCATTCCCTCGCTCAGCGACCACGAAGTCGTGCTGTCGGTCGGTTTCGTGGTGCTGCTGACCCTGATGAACCTGCGCGGCGTACGGGAATCGGGCCGGATCTTCGCCATCCCCACCTACGGCTTCGTCCTCGTCATCTACGTCATGTTCGCGGTCGCCGCCGTACGGATCGCGACCGGCGCCACCATCCGCGCCGAGTCCGCCTCCCTGCCCATCATCGAGACCGAGACGTTCACGGGCCTGGCCCTGGTGCTGCTCGTGATGCGCGCCTTCGCCTCGGGCTGTACGGCGCTGACCGGTGTCGAGGCCATCAGCAACGGGGTCCCCGCCTTCCGCAAGCCCAAGAGCCGCAACGCCGCCAACACGCTGGCCGTCATGGGCGTCCTGTCCGTGACCATGTTCCTCGGGATCACCGTCCTCGCCATGGTGTACCAGGTGCACGTCGCGGCCGACCCGACGGAACTGGGCCTCGCCCCCGGTACGCCCACCTCGACCGCGCTCGCGCAGATCGGCCGGGCCACCTTCGGCAGCTGGCACTTCCTCTTCTACCTGCTCCAGGCCGTCACCGCCGGCGTGCTGATCCTCGCCGCGAACACCGCCTTCAACGGGTTCCCGATGCTCGCCTCGATCCTCGCCAAGGACCGGTACGCGCCGCGCCAGCTCTTCAACCGCGGCGACCGGCTCGTGTACTCCAACGGCGTCGTGCTCCTCGCGCTGGTCGCCATCGCCCTGATCGTCGCCTTCGACGCCGAACTGACGCGCCTCATCCAGCTCTACATCATCGGGGTGTTCGTCTCCTTCACCCTCTCCCAGTCGGGCATGGTCCGGCACTGGCGACGCGCACTCGACTCGCCCGAGACACCCAGGGGGGAGCGGGTGCACATCCACCGCCGGCTCGCCATCAACGCGGTCGGCGCCGCCATGACCGCCCTGGTGCTGGTCATCGTCCTCCTCACCAAGTTCACGCACGGCGCCTGGTTGGTCGTCATCGCGATGCCGCTGCTGTTCGTCGGCATGAAAGGGGTCCGGCGCCACTACGACAGCGTCTCCGACCAGGTGGCCGTCGCCCCCGATGTCAAGCCCCGCAAGCCCTCCCGCCACCACGTCGTGGTGCTGGTCTCCTCCGTGCACGCCCCGACGCTGAAGGCGCTCGGCTACGCGCAGGCCCTGCGGCCCGACAGCCTCACGGCCGTCTCCGTCGCGGCCGACGCGCAGGACGCGCACGCCCTGCGCGAGGCCTGGGCCGGGCACGACCCGGGGATCGCGCTCAAGGTGCTGCACTCGCCGTACCGCGACGTGGTGGGTCCGGTCCTGGAGTACGTGCAGGAGCTGGCGGCCGCGGAGGGGACGGACATGCTCTCGGTGGTCATCCCCGAGTACGTGGTCGGGCACTGGTGGGAGCAACCCCTGCACAACCAGAACGCGCTCCGGTTGAAGGCCCGGTTGCTGTTCACACCGGGGGTCGCGGTGATCGACGTCCCGTACCTCCTGGAGTCGGCGAAGCAGACCGCGCCCGCCGACCCCGCCTAG
- a CDS encoding helix-turn-helix domain-containing protein: MERIIEEIREDLDRRIAVAADRLADRTPSEDPAYAALPGRTALRDRIHHHLRQAVDGLVRTSRGLPVDLSDARDTGTLWAEQGLPLASLLRAHRHGGRLLWQSLTEAVAANDRAALPRLLPGAAALWDVLEQMADAASDAYRLAESPRAERDRELRASLLDALLDGTGAAAEAAARLGLPARGRFAVVVLGPPGLPAGGPEPAAPRVLWRNRADGETGLVELGHHPLESVRELLAPSGVRAGVSPVVEGAADLARARRLAVLALRASPASAGPLTVLLDERLPAALVAGQPELAGRLRQVVLGPVLALPPEDRRVLLTTLGTWLTCQGSTTYAAQRLYCHRNTVSNRLRRLEQLTGRSLSDPAQVVELALAHAAVVRHAQAEPEPPRAAGPPGLSRRHRDDTPA; the protein is encoded by the coding sequence ATGGAGCGGATCATCGAGGAGATACGCGAGGACCTGGACCGCCGGATCGCCGTGGCGGCGGACCGGCTCGCCGACCGCACGCCGAGCGAGGACCCCGCGTACGCCGCCCTGCCGGGGCGGACCGCGTTACGCGACCGGATCCACCATCACCTCCGTCAGGCCGTCGACGGCCTGGTCCGCACGTCCCGAGGTCTCCCGGTGGACCTCTCCGACGCCCGGGACACCGGCACCCTGTGGGCCGAACAGGGACTCCCGCTCGCCTCCTTGCTCCGCGCCCACCGGCACGGCGGCCGCCTGCTGTGGCAGAGCCTGACCGAGGCGGTGGCCGCGAACGACCGGGCCGCGCTCCCCCGACTGCTGCCGGGCGCGGCCGCGCTGTGGGACGTACTGGAGCAGATGGCGGACGCCGCCTCGGACGCGTACCGCCTGGCCGAGTCCCCCCGCGCCGAGCGCGACCGGGAGCTGAGGGCGTCCCTGCTGGACGCGCTGCTCGACGGCACCGGGGCGGCCGCGGAGGCGGCGGCCCGGTTGGGGCTGCCCGCGCGGGGCCGGTTCGCGGTGGTCGTGCTGGGGCCGCCCGGTCTCCCGGCGGGCGGCCCGGAGCCCGCCGCGCCGCGCGTGCTGTGGCGCAACCGCGCCGACGGGGAGACCGGCCTCGTGGAACTGGGCCACCATCCGCTGGAGTCCGTACGGGAGCTGCTCGCCCCGTCGGGCGTGCGGGCCGGGGTCAGCCCCGTCGTGGAGGGGGCCGCCGACCTGGCCCGGGCCCGCCGCCTGGCGGTCCTCGCGCTGCGGGCCTCCCCCGCCTCGGCCGGTCCGCTCACCGTGCTGCTGGACGAGCGGCTCCCGGCGGCGCTGGTGGCGGGCCAGCCCGAACTCGCGGGCCGGCTGCGGCAGGTGGTGCTGGGGCCGGTACTGGCCCTGCCCCCGGAGGACCGTCGGGTGTTGCTGACCACGCTGGGCACGTGGCTGACCTGCCAGGGCTCGACCACGTACGCCGCCCAGCGGCTGTACTGCCACCGCAACACGGTCTCCAACCGGCTGCGTCGCCTGGAGCAGCTGACCGGCCGCTCGCTCTCCGATCCGGCCCAGGTGGTGGAACTGGCCCTGGCGCACGCGGCGGTGGTCCGGCACGCCCAGGCGGAACCGGAGCCGCCGCGCGCCGCCGGGCCGCCGGGCCTGAGCCGACGCCACCGCGACGACACCCCCGCCTAG
- a CDS encoding transcriptional regulator: MTAPTLPANPVEVSPLLTRLAAERATGALLRDRGTLFLEDGRVVHAESPSTPGLDVLLTTGGGLAPERWNDAVNQAGARRQVARYLVDSGGLAGGELEICHLAAIFDAAFFALSPGSGPSRFRRGATHWIGSVRSVPAAAVERETRRRRELLDAVWPYPLLDTAPVIPRQAAPGQTITARQRLLLHQADGRRTPADLAWVLGRPAFHTLLDVRRLAAAGLVETPHAPAPIPMAETPLPDWMTQAQSPDVALLRRLRDALEASL; encoded by the coding sequence ATGACCGCCCCGACCCTCCCCGCCAACCCCGTCGAAGTGTCCCCCCTGTTGACCCGCCTCGCCGCCGAACGCGCCACCGGCGCCCTGCTCCGCGACCGCGGCACCCTGTTCCTGGAGGACGGCCGCGTCGTGCACGCCGAAAGCCCCTCCACCCCCGGTCTCGACGTACTGCTCACCACCGGTGGCGGCCTCGCCCCCGAGCGTTGGAACGACGCCGTGAACCAGGCCGGAGCCCGCCGCCAGGTCGCCCGCTATCTCGTGGACAGCGGCGGTCTGGCGGGCGGCGAGCTGGAGATATGCCACCTCGCCGCGATCTTCGACGCCGCGTTCTTCGCACTGTCGCCGGGCAGCGGCCCGTCCCGGTTCCGCCGCGGCGCCACCCACTGGATCGGTTCCGTGCGCTCGGTACCCGCGGCCGCCGTCGAACGGGAGACCCGCCGCCGCCGGGAACTGTTGGACGCGGTCTGGCCCTATCCGCTGCTGGACACCGCCCCCGTGATACCCCGTCAGGCCGCACCCGGCCAGACCATCACCGCCCGGCAACGCCTCCTGCTCCACCAGGCGGACGGCAGACGGACCCCCGCCGACCTCGCGTGGGTGCTCGGCCGACCGGCGTTCCACACCCTGCTCGACGTACGCAGACTCGCGGCGGCCGGTCTCGTCGAGACCCCGCACGCACCGGCCCCGATACCCATGGCCGAGACACCCCTGCCCGACTGGATGACCCAGGCCCAATCCCCGGACGTGGCCCTGCTCCGCCGGTTACGCGACGCACTGGAGGCAAGCCTGTGA
- a CDS encoding roadblock/LC7 domain-containing protein: protein MSTAMVNAEAEAEILAELRRLRARLPQLTGALAASVDGLVLAHDSAATEAESVAALTAAALGVARRLSDSTGQGGFRELLVRGESGYIATYAAGEAAVLTLIAEPRVNVGRLHLEARRSSLRITELIEHSLGRRGPVAPPMPTQAPST, encoded by the coding sequence ATGAGCACGGCGATGGTGAACGCCGAGGCCGAGGCCGAGATACTCGCCGAACTCCGGCGGCTGAGAGCCCGCCTTCCGCAACTCACCGGTGCCCTCGCGGCCAGCGTGGACGGCCTGGTGCTCGCCCACGACAGCGCCGCCACCGAGGCCGAGTCCGTCGCGGCCCTGACCGCGGCCGCCCTCGGCGTCGCCCGACGACTGAGCGACAGCACCGGCCAGGGCGGATTCCGCGAACTGCTCGTGCGCGGCGAATCCGGCTACATCGCCACCTACGCGGCGGGCGAGGCGGCCGTCCTCACGCTGATCGCCGAACCACGCGTCAATGTCGGCCGGCTCCACCTGGAGGCCCGCCGCTCCAGTCTGCGCATCACCGAGCTCATCGAGCACAGCCTCGGTCGACGAGGCCCGGTGGCGCCGCCGATGCCCACCCAGGCTCCGTCGACCTGA
- a CDS encoding VOC family protein: MTSNPFTTCLWFDGRAEEAADFYLSVFKDGRIGRIGRYTEAGPGPVGEVMVVEFEINGQRFIGLNGGPQFPFTEAVSFQIPCADDAEADYYYEALTRDGGQESACGWVKDKFGLSWQVTPTEAIDLISDPDPGRAARASAAMLRMKKLDVAEMRRAADAG, translated from the coding sequence ATGACCAGCAACCCGTTCACCACGTGCCTGTGGTTCGACGGCCGGGCCGAAGAGGCCGCCGACTTCTACCTGTCCGTGTTCAAGGACGGCCGGATCGGCCGGATCGGCCGCTACACCGAGGCCGGACCCGGGCCCGTCGGCGAGGTGATGGTGGTCGAGTTCGAGATCAACGGCCAACGGTTCATCGGCCTCAACGGCGGACCGCAGTTCCCCTTCACCGAGGCCGTCTCCTTCCAGATCCCCTGCGCCGACGACGCGGAGGCCGACTACTACTACGAGGCCCTGACGCGCGACGGCGGCCAGGAGTCGGCCTGCGGATGGGTCAAGGACAAGTTCGGCCTGTCCTGGCAGGTCACCCCGACCGAGGCCATCGACCTGATCAGCGACCCGGACCCGGGCCGCGCCGCCCGGGCCAGTGCCGCCATGCTCCGGATGAAGAAGCTCGACGTCGCGGAGATGCGGCGGGCGGCCGACGCCGGGTAG
- a CDS encoding SIR2 family NAD-dependent protein deacylase gives MGKSLVAVFSGAGMSTDSGIPDYRGPQGLWRREPDAEKLVTYAHYMADPEIRRRSWLMRAEVGALDPRPNAAHLAVADLERGGTPVRVVTQNVDGLHQLAGMPERKVFELHGTARSVLCTDCRARSTMEEALARVAGGEPDPACPRCGGILKPATVMFGQRLDPEVLGQAMAVAKGCDVFIAVGSTLQVQPAASLAGMAAEAGARLIIVNAQETPYDSLADEVIREPIGTALPALLARIATR, from the coding sequence ATGGGGAAATCGCTCGTCGCCGTGTTCAGCGGGGCAGGAATGTCCACCGACTCCGGGATTCCGGACTACCGGGGACCGCAGGGTCTGTGGCGGCGGGAGCCCGACGCCGAGAAGCTCGTGACCTACGCGCACTACATGGCCGATCCGGAGATCCGGCGTCGCTCCTGGCTGATGCGCGCCGAGGTCGGGGCGCTCGACCCGCGCCCCAACGCCGCGCACCTGGCCGTGGCGGACCTGGAGCGCGGTGGCACGCCGGTGCGCGTCGTCACCCAGAACGTGGACGGACTGCACCAGCTCGCCGGGATGCCGGAGCGCAAGGTGTTCGAGCTGCACGGAACGGCCCGATCGGTGCTGTGCACCGACTGCCGGGCCCGTTCCACGATGGAGGAGGCGCTGGCCAGGGTCGCCGGAGGGGAGCCGGATCCCGCCTGTCCCCGCTGCGGCGGGATCCTGAAGCCCGCCACGGTGATGTTCGGCCAGCGGCTGGACCCCGAGGTGCTGGGGCAGGCGATGGCCGTGGCGAAGGGGTGCGACGTGTTCATCGCGGTCGGCTCGACGCTCCAGGTGCAGCCCGCCGCCTCGCTGGCCGGGATGGCGGCGGAGGCGGGGGCCCGCCTGATCATCGTGAACGCGCAGGAGACGCCGTACGACTCCCTCGCCGACGAGGTGATCCGCGAACCGATCGGGACCGCCCTCCCGGCGCTCCTGGCGCGGATCGCCACCCGATAG
- a CDS encoding GNAT family N-acetyltransferase — translation MTGFEIGGASAADMEMIRAWADEEGWNPGDTDRFAFAVADPDGFLVGRLDGEPVACVSAVRYGAGFGFIGFYIARPHVRGQGYGIRLWKAGMSRLDGRLVGLDGVVEQQDNYRRSGFRPAWNNVRHEGVPRAGDDGGVRVVDAAGLPFSLLAAYDRRFFPEPRDAFLSAWTGLPGRTALAAVRDGRVEGLGVVRPCSGASRVGPLYAATPEVAAALLRRLAEHVPGGEIAVDVPDANPTATALLAALGLVPTFEAARMYTGAAPTVDLPGLYGVASLELG, via the coding sequence ATGACGGGATTCGAGATCGGCGGCGCGAGCGCCGCCGACATGGAAATGATCCGCGCCTGGGCCGACGAGGAGGGCTGGAATCCGGGTGACACCGACCGCTTCGCCTTCGCGGTCGCCGATCCCGACGGCTTCCTCGTCGGCCGGCTCGACGGTGAACCGGTGGCCTGCGTCTCCGCCGTGCGCTACGGCGCGGGCTTCGGCTTCATCGGCTTCTACATCGCCCGCCCACACGTCCGCGGCCAGGGCTACGGCATCCGACTGTGGAAGGCCGGCATGAGTCGACTCGACGGCCGCCTCGTGGGGTTGGACGGAGTGGTCGAGCAGCAGGACAACTACCGCAGGTCCGGGTTCCGTCCGGCGTGGAACAACGTCCGCCACGAGGGCGTGCCGCGGGCCGGGGACGACGGCGGGGTGCGCGTCGTGGACGCCGCCGGCCTCCCCTTCTCCCTACTCGCCGCCTACGACCGGCGGTTCTTCCCCGAACCGCGCGACGCCTTCCTGTCCGCGTGGACCGGACTGCCGGGCCGCACGGCCCTCGCCGCCGTCCGGGACGGTCGCGTCGAGGGACTCGGTGTGGTCCGGCCGTGCAGCGGGGCCTCCCGCGTCGGACCCCTGTACGCGGCCACGCCCGAGGTGGCCGCCGCCCTGCTGCGGCGGCTCGCGGAGCACGTCCCCGGCGGGGAGATCGCCGTGGACGTGCCCGACGCGAACCCGACGGCCACCGCCCTGCTGGCCGCGTTGGGGCTGGTCCCGACCTTCGAGGCCGCCCGGATGTACACGGGGGCGGCGCCCACGGTCGACCTGCCGGGGCTGTACGGTGTCGCGAGTCTCGAACTGGGCTGA
- a CDS encoding tetratricopeptide repeat protein produces the protein MSFLLLLVAAVLSILGWIGDNDSLSTAGWVVWLIGILLLLLRWWRNRRKFASVEHARAAAEAGDPRAMRALASIHKLGEDHAEAERLLRAAIELGDVEAMWDMGRLVDLRDGLPEAEPWFRMAAEHGHFFAKRMFRAGHAFNMDGKSPL, from the coding sequence GTGTCGTTTCTGCTCCTGCTCGTCGCCGCCGTGCTGAGCATCCTCGGGTGGATCGGCGACAACGACAGTTTGAGCACTGCCGGTTGGGTGGTCTGGCTGATCGGCATCCTCCTGCTCCTCCTGCGATGGTGGCGCAACCGCCGGAAGTTCGCGTCCGTGGAGCACGCGCGGGCCGCCGCCGAGGCGGGAGATCCCCGGGCGATGCGGGCCCTGGCCTCGATCCACAAACTGGGCGAGGACCACGCCGAGGCGGAGCGGCTGCTCCGCGCGGCGATCGAGCTGGGTGACGTGGAGGCCATGTGGGACATGGGCCGGCTCGTCGACCTCCGGGACGGACTCCCGGAGGCCGAGCCGTGGTTCAGGATGGCCGCCGAGCACGGCCACTTCTTCGCGAAGCGGATGTTCCGTGCCGGT